Proteins from one Nitrobacteraceae bacterium AZCC 2146 genomic window:
- a CDS encoding 3-oxoacyl-[acyl-carrier protein] reductase (product_source=KO:K00059; cath_funfam=3.40.50.720; cog=COG1028; ko=KO:K00059; pfam=PF13561; superfamily=51735): protein MSSLTGKTALVTGASRGIGRASALALASVGAQVLVHYVRSKQEAEAVVADIRKAGGRAGAVSADLAAPDGAYKLARQVRSIVGDRLDILVANAGVAKDATIENTTVEDFDRLFAVNVRAPFFLVQQLLPIMCKGSSTVFVSSLADHAAVGTLAAYAATKGAIDTLVKQFAAELGPRGIRVNAVAPGLVETDMSDFAKTDASCDFALGMRALKRLALPDDIGRAVAFLASEDARWITGARFGSTFDPISYRQSINSGV, encoded by the coding sequence ATGTCCAGTCTTACCGGAAAGACCGCTCTCGTCACGGGCGCCTCGCGTGGGATCGGCCGCGCCAGTGCGCTGGCTCTCGCCAGCGTCGGAGCGCAGGTCCTCGTTCACTACGTCCGTAGCAAGCAGGAGGCAGAGGCCGTCGTAGCGGACATCCGGAAGGCTGGCGGCCGCGCCGGCGCCGTCAGCGCAGATCTCGCCGCCCCAGATGGCGCGTACAAGCTCGCCAGGCAGGTTCGCAGCATCGTCGGCGATCGCCTCGATATTCTCGTCGCCAACGCAGGCGTCGCCAAGGATGCGACGATCGAGAACACGACGGTTGAGGATTTCGACAGACTGTTCGCCGTCAATGTCCGAGCACCCTTCTTCCTGGTGCAACAGCTTTTGCCGATCATGTGCAAGGGAAGCAGCACCGTCTTCGTCTCCTCGCTTGCCGACCATGCTGCGGTCGGCACGCTTGCAGCCTACGCCGCCACAAAGGGAGCGATCGACACGTTGGTGAAACAGTTCGCTGCTGAGCTCGGCCCCCGAGGCATTCGCGTCAACGCCGTCGCGCCCGGTCTGGTCGAAACCGACATGTCGGATTTTGCCAAGACGGATGCGAGTTGTGACTTCGCGCTCGGCATGCGGGCGCTAAAGCGCCTCGCCCTGCCTGACGATATTGGCCGCGCCGTAGCCTTCCTCGCCTCCGAAGACGCTCGCTGGATCACTGGAGCACGCTTCGGGTCGACGTTTGATCCAATCTCTTACCGCCAATCCATCAACTCGGGAGTTTGA
- a CDS encoding hypothetical protein (product_source=Hypo-rule applied; cath_funfam=3.30.70.100; pfam=PF07978; superfamily=54909) translates to MIFDHRIYTIKPNRLARFLETYERLALPLQRKYLGEPYGFFVSHIGPLSRVVHLWQYESLTDREQRRDAMEADSEWQAYRRVALEEDTLIDMENQILKPVSFFVPR, encoded by the coding sequence ATGATTTTCGACCACCGCATCTACACCATTAAGCCAAACCGGCTCGCTCGGTTCCTGGAGACCTATGAGCGGCTGGCGCTACCACTCCAGCGTAAGTATCTCGGCGAGCCCTACGGCTTTTTCGTCTCGCATATCGGCCCGCTCAGCCGGGTTGTGCATCTCTGGCAATACGAGAGCCTCACCGACCGCGAGCAACGCCGCGACGCCATGGAGGCGGACTCTGAGTGGCAGGCCTACCGGCGCGTCGCGCTCGAAGAGGACACCCTCATCGACATGGAAAACCAGATCCTGAAACCGGTGTCGTTCTTTGTGCCCCGGTGA